A DNA window from Andrena cerasifolii isolate SP2316 chromosome 16, iyAndCera1_principal, whole genome shotgun sequence contains the following coding sequences:
- the LOC143377879 gene encoding oxysterol-binding protein-related protein 2: MANERIQGPYRTTLPVPGHSEVNLCSVLSLGKDLSKIAMPVIFNEPLSFLQRVAEYMEYAKLLKLAAQEETPIGRLQYVAAFAVSALASNWERLGKPFNPILGETYELEHEDFRIVCEQVSHHPPVSAFHADSEDFIFHGSIHPKLKFWGKSIEIHPKGIVTVELPKWKEAYTWQNINCILHNVLVGQLWMEQLGSLDIKQSGGANLKASLSFKSASCNGKDLHRVEGFITDQEKRKLLFLYGKWTERMKVCQPSSYEEALERVKREAKSPQGSPGHKKVLAKLHSLKVGAFKPSHQDAIDDPSASIDGEDIPTIDDIPGSVTLWEAAPRPPNSSEYYQFTTFAMSLNELTPALEKVVYPTDSRLRPDIRKLENGDHDGAGAEKARLEDKQRESRKARKHKKGQEWTPRWFQLGINPYTGQEDWLYCGGYWDRNYSNVEDIF; this comes from the exons ATGGCCAACGAAAGGATACAGGGGCCGTACAG AACAACGTTACCAGTTCCTGGTCACTCAGAAGTGAATCTCTGCTCAGTGCTGTCACTGGGTAAGGATCTTAGTAAAATCGCCATGCCAGTCATTTTTAACGAACCCCTCTCCTTCCTCCAACGCGTTGCCGAGTACATGGAGTATGCCAAGCTGCTCAAGCTAGCCGCTCAGGAAGAAACTCCCATCGGGAGGCTACAG TACGTTGCCGCCTTTGCTGTCAGCGCTTTGGCCTCGAACTGGGAGAGGCTTGGCAAACCCTTCAATCCCATACTGGGGGAGACGTACGAACTCGAGCACGAGGACTTTCG GATAGTTTGCGAGCAAGTGTCCCATCATCCTCCAGTGTCCGCGTTCCACGCCGATAGCGAGGACTTCATCTTCCACGGCAGTATACACCCGAAATTGAAATTCTGGGGTAAATCGATAGAGATACATCCGAAAGGCATTGTCACCGTCGAACTGCCCAA ATGGAAGGAAGCCTACACTTGGCAGAACATCAACTGCATACTTCATAACGTGTTGGTGGGCCAATTATGGATGGAGCAACTCGGCTCGCTGGATATCAAACAAAGCGGCGGAGCGAACTTAAAGGCATCACTCTCGTTCAAGAGCGCCAGTTGCAACGGGAAGGACCTTCACCGCGTCGAAGGCTTTATAACGGACCAAGA AAAGAGGAAGCTGCTGTTCCTTTACGGAAAATGGACAGAGAGGATGAAGGTGTGCCAACCTTCGTCGTACGAAGAAGCTCTGGAGAGGGTGAAACGCGAAGCAAAGAGTCCTCAGGGTAGCCCGGGGCATAAGAAAGTCCTAGCGAAGCTGCACAGTCTCAAGGTCGGAGCTTTTAAGCCCTCCCATCAG GACGCTATCGATGATCCATCAGCAAGTATAGATGGAGAAGACATTCCAACAATCGACGATATCCCTGGATCTGTTACCCTTTGGGAAGCTGCTCCAAGGCCGCCCAATAGTTCAGAG TATTACCAGTTCACAACGTTCGCGATGTCGCTAAACGAACTGACACCAGCACTGGAGAAAGTGGTGTACCCGACGGATTCCAGATTGAGGCCGGACATCAGGAAATTGGAGAACGGTGATCACGATGGCGCAGGGGCCGAAAAAGCGAGGCTCGAGGATAAGCAACGGGAGTCGCGTAAAGCTCGAAAGCACAAGAAGGGACAGGAATGGACGCCCAG GTGGTTTCAATTAGGCATCAATCCGTACACGGGCCAGGAGGACTGGCTGTACTGCGGAGGATATTGGGACCGCAATTACTCCAACGTGGAAGATATATTTTAA